A single Osmerus mordax isolate fOsmMor3 chromosome 7, fOsmMor3.pri, whole genome shotgun sequence DNA region contains:
- the si:dkeyp-110g5.4 gene encoding uncharacterized protein si:dkeyp-110g5.4 has translation MRGIHTLDNFEIYIPREAEVMTVPIGSLRVSVLQRMGVQRSRCGRRSSNASVCIWISPVVIRERVRSLNKLDASDMAKTNMASVVTQELKTKSGPYHMSFVSSNCVALRVLGEFLQVSGNETRRIPAQTSPLPHGTATKCPKDAIIIHHRRIFLSLKKPDLIRRPRGNFVTSPALPFKPQRKLVLESSAVSAKQMCHPVPPDITCDNTQREKAFLQRFGVKRFIQVTLSRLPSQDPTVLQSTSQQQPKEESLYTHHNANEQDASNINGSSKKTHNTDLKQKVEVLSVLKDDPMNQGDEQSLSKIFCTNPLFNKEIKEVGGCTGIKCSTPKKHEEEEEEDGTENGWDFKGEEEDRTENGWDFKGEEEIEARSGTEAPVTDFNTVVIKGEDATSDTAEASSDSPNVQRESPSDDSGMHLEMDDTKDGTVGDGGLSWGVEHPLVPAFSTPEQHYGFDFDQLAREEAIDRIRAKLRESEAALCSLRSLR, from the exons ATGCGGGGCATTCATACCCTGGATAACTTTGAGATATACATTCCCAGAGAGGCAGAGGTAATGACCGTCCCTATTGGGTCCCTCCGAGTCTCCGTCCTGCAACGGATGGGTGTGCAACGTTCTCGCTGCGGCCGTAGAAGCTCCAATGCTTCTGTCTGTATATGGATCTCTCCAGTGGTCATCAGAGAGCGAGTACGTTCACTGAACAAGCTCGACGCATCTGACATGGCCAAGACCAACATGGCCTCAGTGGTGACCCAGGAGCTGAAGACGAAATCTGGTCCTTACCACATGTCCTTCGTCTCCTCCAACTGTGTGGCCTTAAGAGTCCTGGGAGAGTTTTTGCAAGTCAGTGGAAACGAGACGCGGCGGATCCCTGCCCAGACTAGCCCTCTCCCCCACGGCACTGCCACTAAATGCCCCAAAGATGCCATCATTATCCACCACAGGAGGATCTTTCTATCACTCAAGAAACCTGATCTAATCAGACGCCCAAGGGGGAACTTTGTGACATCACCTGCTCTGCCGTTTAAGCCACAGAGAAAATTGGTTCTTGAATCGTCTGCTGTTTCAGCAAAACAAATG TGTCATCCTGTGCCTCCTGACATTACTTGTGATAATacccagagagagaaggcatTTCTTCAGAGGTTCGGCGTGAAGCGCTTCATCCAGGTGACTTTGTCCAGACTCCCCTCCCAGGACCCGACGGTACTGCAGTCCACATCACAGCAGCAGCCTAAGGAAGagtccctctacacacaccat AATGCAAATGAACAAGATGCATCAAATATTAACGGGTCATCAAAgaagacacacaacacagatcTGAAACAGAAAGTGGAGGTCCTGAGTGTGTTGAAAGATGACCCTATGAACCAGGGGGATGAACAATCTCTCTCTAAAATATTCTGCACTAACCCTCTTTTTAACAAAGAGATTAAGGAGGTTGGTGGTTGCACTGGTATTAAGTGTTCTACTCCTAAaaagcatgaggaggaggaggaggaagatggaacAGAAAATGGCTGGGACtttaaaggagaggaggaagatagaacagaaaatggctGGGACTTTAAAGGCGAGGAGGAGATTGAAGCTAGAAGTGGAACGGAGGCACCTGTTACAGATTTCAACACGGTCGTCATCAAAGGGGAAGACGCAACTTCTGATACAGCTGAAGCTTCGAGTGACAGCCCAAACGTCCAAAGGGAATCCCCTAGTGACGACAGCGGCATGCACTTAGAGATGGACGATACTAAGGATGGGACTGTGGGAGACGGTGGTCTAAGTTGGGGAGTGGAACATCCACTAGTGCCGGCTTTCTCAACCCCCGAGCAACATTATGGATTCGACTTTGATCAGTTGGCCCGCGAGGAAGCGATCGACCGCATCAGAGCCAAGCTGAGGGAGAGTGAGGCTGCCCTCTGTAGTCTTCGCTCTCTAAGATGA
- the lrif1 gene encoding ligand-dependent nuclear receptor-interacting factor 1: MAHHGTGHSGTGVFYQAMPAVGADGRNVMQLIPVQKINGQFVPSQTSLPAVQTVEPQRAVVMNFASAPIVRNMSTIQPSNNGVKKQQFNIPGTPNPGQGLGRGHRVDVSQHNSLKQSHASLKPSSAPQVVSPVTHSPKSGTALSLMNTNKMPVTVKSPVLPNGQYLQIPPNAKVKTLPMSALPPGIKKQLFTSAANSPTVLYVSPVTTMNQGSLQPCQTVASSPSTPQKTSEQTPSVSSSMPSKRLPRTVAKDGSKPVTPIRWIIEEQDGSPAPCLVPVNPSVMASEILKTVAEREKTSKVQEVTAENPLTLKTQAKAGEVRDNALVMCNGKVYFVAKKTPELCKLMAKPLGAIGSLSEKPIGRGRSSQGRSFLPSLLLNPSIESQASDKNKSHSNSIVIPDGPDEVIDLCDDDSQDDPTLQAEPTAKLTETDKSRPVTHEDEDSNVIFVSYIPPKPVFRFSLHQMKRDPGNKLKAGLKSVTSQNTVGEQNVTDTQSSVNVLSEGSCTDIDMTQDVPISTVHATDQELNTSLDNIVGQRMNTCRGTLSSMEVKDSLATDQAVKVLADLSVKETVTSQHVDITPEIAENRAVSSDQQEARNEQPAITSITDQEVKVLADPSVKETVTSQDVDITPEMEKNRAVPSDHQEARNEQPAITSITDQAVKVLADPSVKETVTSQDVDITPEMEENRAVQSDQQQARNKQPAVTSITDQAVKVLADPSVKVTVTSQDVDITPEMAENMTVPSDQQKTMNEQPDVTSKDMDSANSNASIQAEKDTNQNQSSLKRMFGITSDVKIILKRIDDVQPEIPPKVLPQIGPISKSALEGIRKLIQGSQINLNKRKHDKTQGCPQESSDECPKDSKMQKTENAPIASRDSDNTKEALISSSPIPNACVVNVSEGSEQKSPCEDIAMASVEPQCLSTVRETCQSSAIEISAVDLFSTTPMDPDEIKRHEKIRRLKELLREKEAALEMLRKNID; encoded by the exons ATGGCACACCACGGTACTGGTCACAG TGGGACAGGTGTGTTTTACCAAGCAATGCCTGCAGTGGGAGCCGATGGAAGAAATGTCATGCAGCTGATTCCTGTCCAAAAGATCAACGGACAGTTTGTTCCATCGCAAACAAGCCTTCCCGCAGTGCAGACGGTTGAACCGCAGAGAGCGGTTGTCATGAACTTTGCCTCTGCACCCATAGTTAGAAATATGTCAACTATTCAACCCTCAAATAACGGAGTGAAGAAGCAACAATTTAACATTCCTGGCACCCCAAATCCAGGGCAAGGACTAGGAAGAGGCCATAGAGTAGATGTTTCTCAACATAATTCTTTAAAACAGAGTCATGCCTCACTGAAACCTTCAAGTGCACCTCAGGTAGTTTCGCCTGTGACACATTCACCAAAGAGTGGGACGGCATTATCACTCATGAATACAAACAAGATGCCAGTAACTGTTAAATCCCCTGTGCTCCCCAATGGACAATACCTGCAGATACCCCCCAATGCGAAAGTTAAAACCCTACCTATGTCTGCACTCCCTCCAGGAATTAAGAAGCAGCTTTTTACCTCGGCAGCGAATTCTCCCACAGTTCTCTATGTCTCGCCTGTGACAACCATGAACCAAGGTAGTTTGCAGCCCTGTCAAACTGTAGCTTCCTCCCCCAGTACTCCACAGAAGACTTCTGAACAGACACCCTCTGTATCCTCATCAATGCCCTCAAAACGGTTGCCAAGGACTGTTGCCAAGGACGGCTCAAAGCCAGTTACTCCTATCAGGTGGATAATTGAAGAGCAGGATGGCTCACCTGCTCCCTGCCTTGTTCCTGTAAATCCCTCCGTTATGGCCTCTGAAATCCTGAAGACTGTGGCAGAAAGGGAAAAAACCAGCAAGGTACAAGAAGTTACAGCAGAAAATCCATTGACTCTGAAAACTCAGGCAAAAGCAGGTGAAGTGAGAGACAATGCCTTGGTGATGTGTAATGGGAAGGTGTATTTTGTGGCCAAGAAAACCCCTGAACTTTGTAAGCTGATGGCGAAACCATTGGGGGCCATTGGAAGCCTTTCCGAAAAACCAATAGGTAGAGGCAGAAGCAGTCAGGGTAGAAGTTTCTTACCATCCCTGCTATTAAACCCTTCCATTGAATCTCAAGCGTCAGATAAAAACAAATCGCATTCCAACTCCATTGTTATCCCAGATGGACCAGATGAGGTTATTGACCTGTGTGATGATGACTCTCAGGATGACCCGACCCTCCAGGCAGAACCAACTGCTAAACTAACCGAGACAGACAAAAGTCGGCCAGTGACACATGAGGATGAAGACTCCAATGTAATATTTGTCTCATACATCCCGCCCAAACCCGTCTTTAGATTCAGCTTACACCAAATGAAAAGAGACCCGGGGAATAAGTTAAAGGCTGGGCTGAAATCTGTCACGAGTCAAAATACTGTGGGTGAACAGAATGTGACTGATACTCAGAGCAGTGTTAATGTCTTGTCAGAAGGAAGTTGTACAGACATTGACATGACCCAAGATGTGCCAATCTCTACAGTTCATGCAACTGACCAAGAGTTGAACACCAGTCTTGACAATATCGTTGGTCAGAGAATGAACACCTGTCGGGGTACTTTGTCCAGCATGGAAGTGAAGGATTCCTTGGCAACTGACCAGGCAGTAAAGGTTTTAGCTGATCTATCTGTCAAGGAAACAGTGACTTCACAGCATGTTGACATCACCCCTGAAATAGCAGAGAACAGAGCTGTTTCAAGTGATCAACAAGAAGCAAGGAATGAGCAGCCAGCCATCACCTCCATTACTGACCAGGAAGTAAAGGTTTTAGCTGATCCATCTGTAAAGGAAACAGTGACATCACAGGATGTTGACATCACCCCTGAAATGGAAAAGAACAGGGCTGTTCCAAGTGATCATCAAGAAGCAAGGAATGAGCAGCCAGCCATCACCTCCATTACTGACCAGGCAGTAAAGGTTTTGGCTGATCCATCTGTCAAGGAAACCGTGACATCACAGGATGTTGACATCACCCCTGAAATGGAAGAGAACAGGGCTGTTCAAAGTGATCAACAACAAGCAAGGAATAAGCAGCCAGCTGTCACCTCCATTACTGACCAGGCAGTAAAGGTTTTGGCTGATCCATCTGTCAAGGTAACAGTGACATCACAGGATGTTGACATCACCCCTGAAATGGCAGAGAACATGACTGTTCCAAGCGATCAACAAAAAACAATGAATGAGCAGCCAGATGTAACCTCCAAAGACATGGATAGCGCCAACAGCAATGCTTCTATACAAGCAGAAAAGGATACCAATCAAAATCAG AGCAGTCTTAAACGGATGTTTGGGATTACATCCGATGTAAAAATTATCTTAAAAAGGATTGACGATGTACAACCTGAGATTCCTCCAAAAGTGCTTCCTCAGATTGGACCCATATCAAAAAGTGCATTGGAGGGTATCCGTAAATTGATTCAAGGTTCGCAGATTAACTTAAACAAGAGGAAACATGACAAAACACAG GGGTGTCCTCAAGAGAGCAGTGACGAATGCCCAAAGGATAGCAAAATGCAAAAAACTGAAAATGCTCCAATAGCATCTCGTGATTCAGACAATACTAAAGAGGCTCTAATAAGTTCAAGTCCTATACCTAATGCATGTGTTGTCAATGTATCAGAAGGTTCAGAACAAAAATCTCCATGTGAAGACATCGCCATGGCATCTGTGGAGCCTCAGTGTCTCTCGACCGTGAGGGAGACGTGCCAAAGTTCGGCTATAGAGATCTCTGCCGTCGACCTTTTCTCTACAACACCCATGGACCCTGATGAAATCAAGCGTCATGAGAAAATCCGACGCTTGAAAGAGCTTCTGAGGGAAAAAGAGGCTGCTCTCGAGATGTTGAGAAAGAACATCGACTGA
- the igf3 gene encoding insulin-like growth factor 3 → MSGKAERMCSERSPHWAPARERALKVSCCRSVCLLYSVLCLASLPTPTKSDNPRCGTELMSDLLFVCGDRGFHIGKPAGFRSRYRLREHRIVDQCCLKGCSLNYMETYCAKPRSRRYVAPSPQQVTEQQFHTVFHRRLVKHLETAKGPHRQTHERVEKNNPHERRHRSSKPAGRHREHPTTSSPTL, encoded by the exons ATGAGCGGGAAGGCAGAAAGAATGTGCTCGGAACGGTCACCACACTGGGCGCCCGCAAGAGAGAGGGCGCTGAAG GTGTCTTGTTGTCGGAGTGTCTGTTTGCTGTACTCGGTCCTTTGCCTGGCGTCTCTGCCGACCCCCACCAAGTCTGATAACCCTCGCTGCGGGACTGAACTAATGTCTGATCTGCTGTTTGTTTGTGGAGACAGAGGCTTCCATATCG GTAAGCCCGCCGGGTTTCGGAGTCGTTACCGGCTACGGGAGCATCGCATCGTGGACCAGTGCTGCCTGAAGGGCTGCAGTTTGAACTACATGGAGACGTACTGCGCCAAGCCCAGGAGCCGTCGTTACGTCGCTCCCTCGCCCCAGCAAGTCACG GAGCAGCAGTTTCACACCGTATTTCACAGGAGGTTAGTGAAACACCTGGAAACGGCCAAAGGGCCACACAGACAAACGCACGAAAGAGTCGAAAAGAACAACCCGCACGAGAGACGGCACAGAAGTTCAAAGCCTGCTGGCAGACACAGAGAACATCCCACCACCAGCTCCCCGACACTCTAG
- the renbp gene encoding N-acylglucosamine 2-epimerase yields MSTKLEQYRVRIRTELDRVVDFWLKYSHDTQYGGFFTCLGKEGKIYDELKYVWLQGRQVWMYCRLYRTMERFRKPEILEAAKSGGMFLQRFARVPSSSNPWKCAFCLTRDGKPVKVQRTIFSECFYIMAMDELSRVTEDKDMQAEAEQMMSQLIHWVRVDSSGLGRPQLPGDTPVNSMAVPMMLLCLVQQLTEERGQEVAEKYREVGDWCVKQILQHVQRGGTAILESVTTEGKELPGCQGRLQNPGHALEAGWFLFQYGGLHGDQALQQTAVDKFMEVPFLSGWDKEHGGLLYFLDVDGYCPTQLEWSMKLWWPHCEALIAYLMAYSQTKDSALLERFSAVYNYTFSNFSDPENGEWFGYLTQEGKVALDFKGGPFKGFFHVPRCLYMCEQILDRLLDEQI; encoded by the exons ATGTCCACCAAGTTAGAACAGTATCGGGTACGGATACGTACTGAGTTGGACAGAGTGGTGGACTTCTGGTTGAAATATTCTCATGACACACAATATGG TGGATTTTTCACATGtctagggaaagagggaaagatctATGACGAACTGAAGTATGTTTGGTTGCAGGGGAGACAA GTGTGGATGTATTGTCGCCTGTACCGGACCATGGAACGATTTCGCAAGCCTGAGATCCTAGAGGCTGCCAAATCTG GAGGGATGTTTTTGCAGCGCTTCGCTCGAGTTCCCAGTAGCAGCAACCCCTGGAAGTGTGCCTTCTGCCTGACTAGGGATGGCAAGCCAGTGAAGGTACAGCGGACCATCTTCAGTGAGTGTTTCTACATCATGGCCATGGACGAGCTTAGCAGGGTCACTGAGGATAAAGACATGCAG GCAGAGGCTGAGCAGATGATGAGCCAGCTGATTCATTGGGTACGGGTAGATTCATCAGGCCTGGGGAGGCCTCAGTTGCCTGGAGACACACCTGTCAACAGCATGGCTGTTCCCATGATGCTGCTGTGCCTGGTGCAACAGCTCACAGAGGAGcggggacaggaagtggcagaAAAGTACAGGGAGGTTGGCGATTGGTGTGTGAAACAGATACTGCAGCATGTCCAG AGAGGTGGCACAGCCATTTTGGAAAGCGTCACCACGGAAGGAAAAGAACTTCCAGGTTGCCAGGGCCGACTGCAGAACCCAG GCCATGCCCTGGAAGCAGGCTGGTTCCTGTTTCAATATGGAGGGCTTCATGGGGACCAGGCCCTACAACAGACAGCTGTGGACAAGTTCATGGAGGTTCCTTTTCTGTCCGGCTGGGATAAGGAGCACGGGGGGCTTCTCTACTTCCTGGATGTGGATGGTTATTGTCCCACACAG CTGGAGTGGAGTATGAAACTGTGGTGGCCACACTGTGAGGCACTCATTGCATATTTGATGGCCTACAGCCAAACCAAAGACTCTGCCTTGTTGGAGCGATTCTCTGCGGTTTACAACTACACCTTCAGCAAT TTTTCGGATCCTGAGAATGGAGAGTGGTTTGGTTATTTGACACAAGAAGGAAAAGTTGCACTGGATTTTAAAGGAGGCCCTTTCAAAG gcTTCTTCCATGTTCCGCGATGCCTGTATATGTGTGAGCAAATCCTGGACCGGCTTCTTGATGAACAGATTTGA